From Salinirubellus salinus, the proteins below share one genomic window:
- a CDS encoding MFS transporter: MARRATRWRWLLWGLLASGFLLVNFHRTSTAVISGPLASTFDTTGTELGFLHASFFYIYAALQLPAGLLVDRYGSRNVAVGGLIVMSTGALGFAFSPTFAVAFATRGLVGLGGAVLYTATLRFLANWYRPDEFATMTGWTIAAAGLGGVLATTPLAIAIDATDWRVSLGAAALAGFALMVAVFLFVRDRPSDGGFDPIEGVNPPEGMPDAATVLANTRAILAERETWLMGALLFFTLGSNFTVLGLWGVPYLVDLYGIGVGTASGYVLLGNLGLLTGSPVLGTLSDHFGSRTPFIVASTVVFVLAYGVVFLTVQPPLAVFGVALFVAQFVGGGTLLSYTVAKERHAASASATVTGVVNGMGWFGAAIFPAAMGAALDAYWTGELVDGARSYTAAGYRVAFGLVVAAGLVALVCAVWLHLRVHREEARPTGAAPADD; encoded by the coding sequence ATGGCACGACGTGCGACACGCTGGCGCTGGCTCCTCTGGGGGCTCCTCGCGAGCGGGTTCCTCCTGGTCAACTTCCACCGGACCTCGACCGCGGTCATCTCGGGGCCGCTGGCGAGTACGTTCGACACCACGGGCACGGAACTCGGGTTCCTCCACGCCTCCTTCTTCTACATCTACGCGGCGCTCCAGTTACCGGCCGGTCTCCTCGTCGACCGCTACGGCTCCCGGAACGTCGCCGTGGGCGGGCTGATAGTCATGTCCACGGGCGCGCTCGGGTTCGCGTTCTCGCCTACGTTCGCCGTCGCGTTCGCGACCCGCGGGCTCGTCGGCCTCGGTGGGGCCGTCCTGTACACCGCCACGCTCCGGTTCCTCGCCAACTGGTACCGCCCGGACGAGTTCGCCACGATGACGGGGTGGACCATCGCCGCGGCGGGGCTCGGGGGCGTGCTGGCGACCACCCCGCTCGCCATCGCCATCGACGCCACCGACTGGCGGGTGTCGCTCGGGGCCGCCGCCCTCGCCGGGTTCGCACTGATGGTCGCCGTCTTCCTGTTCGTGCGCGACCGGCCGAGCGACGGTGGGTTCGACCCCATCGAGGGGGTCAACCCGCCAGAGGGGATGCCGGACGCCGCGACGGTCCTCGCCAACACCCGCGCCATCCTCGCCGAACGCGAGACGTGGCTGATGGGTGCCCTGCTCTTCTTCACCCTCGGCTCGAACTTCACCGTCCTCGGCCTCTGGGGCGTGCCGTACCTCGTCGACCTGTACGGTATCGGCGTGGGGACGGCCTCGGGCTACGTCCTCCTCGGGAACCTCGGCCTCCTCACCGGGTCGCCGGTCCTCGGCACGCTCTCCGACCACTTCGGCAGTCGGACGCCGTTCATCGTCGCCAGCACCGTCGTGTTCGTCCTCGCGTACGGGGTCGTCTTCCTCACCGTCCAGCCGCCGCTGGCCGTCTTCGGCGTCGCCCTGTTCGTCGCGCAGTTCGTCGGGGGCGGCACCCTCCTCTCGTACACGGTGGCGAAGGAGCGCCACGCCGCCAGCGCCAGCGCCACCGTCACCGGTGTAGTCAACGGGATGGGCTGGTTCGGCGCGGCCATCTTCCCCGCGGCGATGGGGGCCGCCCTCGACGCCTACTGGACCGGCGAACTGGTCGACGGCGCGCGCTCGTACACCGCCGCAGGCTACCGGGTCGCGTTCGGGCTCGTCGTCGCCGCCGGCCTCGTCGCGCTGGTCTGTGCCGTCTGGTTGCACCTGCGGGTCCACCGGGAGGAGGCGCGGCCGACGGGGGCGGCGCCGGCGGACGACTGA
- a CDS encoding thioesterase family protein: protein MDYTSLVGTTGRREFVVERSHTTNCFGPQDDPPLQSAAADAGPEESVRVFGTPALLAWVEFTGRRSLRGLLPEGMGCAGEYASVSHRLAVPEGVSLVAETEVVAVEGSRLSLEGGVTREADGDTVGTVETDFRVVDRDAFRERVA from the coding sequence ATGGACTACACCTCGCTCGTCGGGACCACCGGACGCCGCGAGTTCGTCGTCGAGCGCTCACACACGACCAACTGCTTCGGCCCGCAGGACGACCCGCCGCTCCAGTCGGCCGCCGCGGACGCCGGCCCCGAGGAGTCGGTCCGGGTGTTCGGTACCCCAGCCCTGCTCGCGTGGGTGGAGTTCACCGGCCGCCGGTCGCTCCGTGGCCTGCTCCCCGAGGGGATGGGGTGTGCCGGTGAGTACGCGTCCGTCTCGCACCGCCTCGCCGTCCCCGAGGGGGTCAGCCTCGTCGCCGAGACGGAGGTGGTCGCGGTGGAGGGGTCGCGCCTCTCGTTGGAGGGTGGGGTGACGCGTGAGGCCGACGGCGACACGGTCGGGACCGTGGAGACCGACTTCCGGGTGGTCGACCGCGACGCGTTCCGCGAGCGCGTGGCGTGA
- a CDS encoding uracil-DNA glycosylase has translation MAAPDPIPPDPSEANPLATDCRRCPALVDCRTRISWGVGPTDAALVVVGEAPGAGAPDRERWRGGNHSGMAYTAANSGRKVRSLVRDVGYEGDAYYTNAVKCFPCDGEGSNREPTAEERANCRPYLVGEVETVTPDCVLATGKHATQSLFAVGGRSLDGFLDSVLEAVHVDGLVPPVVPLVHPSYQEVWIPRLGYEYEGYVAALGETLAEL, from the coding sequence ATGGCCGCCCCGGACCCCATCCCTCCCGACCCGAGCGAGGCGAATCCACTCGCGACCGACTGCCGGCGCTGTCCCGCCCTCGTCGACTGTCGGACCCGCATCTCGTGGGGGGTCGGTCCCACGGACGCCGCCCTCGTCGTCGTCGGTGAGGCCCCCGGTGCCGGCGCCCCGGACCGCGAGCGATGGCGGGGTGGCAACCACTCCGGGATGGCCTACACCGCCGCGAACTCCGGCCGGAAGGTCCGGTCGCTGGTCAGGGACGTGGGGTACGAAGGCGACGCCTACTACACGAACGCGGTGAAGTGCTTCCCCTGCGACGGCGAGGGCTCGAACCGCGAACCGACGGCCGAGGAACGCGCGAACTGCCGGCCCTACCTCGTCGGCGAGGTCGAGACCGTCACTCCCGACTGCGTCCTCGCCACCGGCAAGCACGCCACGCAGTCGCTGTTCGCGGTCGGCGGGCGCTCGCTCGACGGGTTCCTCGACAGCGTCCTCGAAGCCGTCCACGTCGACGGCCTCGTCCCGCCGGTCGTCCCGCTGGTCCACCCTTCCTATCAGGAGGTCTGGATTCCGCGACTCGGCTACGAGTACGAGGGGTACGTCGCGGCGCTCGGCGAGACGCTCGCCGAACTTTAA
- the ileS gene encoding isoleucine--tRNA ligase, producing MSEDAGEDGPGFERFGEVPDQYDPAEVEARVFDYWDETDAYEKAKAHRADGEDYFFVDGPPYTSGAAHMGTTWNKSLKDAYIRYLRQRGYDVTDRPGYDMHGLPIETKVEERLDFENKKDIEAFGMENFIEECKTFAEDQLEGLQDDFRSFGVWMDWENPYKTISPEYMEAAWWGFQRAHERGLVTQGKRSITQCPRCETAIAKNEVEYHTAEAPSIYVKFPLREREGSLVIWTTTPWTIPANTFVAVDEDVTYAAVRVEDDATEGDAEAGELLYLALDVVDDVMERAGVEHFQVVDEFKGSDLVGWAYDHPLAEEVPDHAQAEGSGEVYHADYVEVDRTGMVHSAPGHGEEDFARGQELGLEVFCPVGSDGVYGEEAGTYAGQFVRDANDDIVADLTEKGLMLRSEDGHVIDEGQCWRCDTDIVRIVTDQWFITVSDIKDELLANIEDSEWYPQEARDNRFRKFVENSPDWNVSRQRYWGIPLPIWTPEDWAGDMDEVLVFGTREELADAVDQDVDPAELDLHRPTVDDLTVTRDGTTYERVPDVFDVWLDSSVASWGTLDYPEDDSRFDDLWPADLIMEAHDQTRGWFWSQLGMGTAALGEVPYEQVLMHGWALAEDGRKMSKSLGNIVAPQEAIDRHGADPMRLFLLSQNPQGDDMRFSWDEMSNMQRDLNILWNVFRFPLPYMRIDGFSPEETTVEDAALEVVDEWVLSRLQTVETEMAEHWEAFRQDRALEVLLEFVVEDVSRFYIQVVRERMWEEEDSPSKNAAYATFYRVLTEVTALLAPYAPFVAETVYGTLTGEAGHDTVHMCDWPEPDADLRNEELEGDIEVLRGVEEAGANARQQAERKLRWPVQRVVVAADDDEAAAAVDRQRALLRDRLNAREIELVEPGEEWGELAYSARADMSVLGPAFGGEAGEVMNALNEASVTEQSLAALEAAVADALGREVELTEEMVSFVTETPAGVEGTTFRVDGDDRGVVYVDTALTEDIEAEGYAREVIRRVQEMRKDLDLDLEAEVRVELDVADDRVADLVARHEDLVASEVRAREFGPVGDGALTETWDVEGVEMTIGVEPLAAEPASD from the coding sequence ATGAGTGAAGACGCCGGCGAGGACGGCCCCGGATTCGAACGGTTCGGGGAGGTCCCCGACCAGTACGACCCGGCCGAGGTGGAGGCCCGGGTGTTCGACTACTGGGACGAGACCGACGCCTACGAGAAGGCGAAGGCGCACCGCGCCGACGGCGAGGACTACTTCTTCGTCGACGGCCCGCCGTACACCTCCGGGGCGGCCCACATGGGCACGACGTGGAACAAGTCGCTGAAGGACGCCTACATCCGCTACCTCCGCCAGCGCGGCTACGACGTGACCGACCGGCCGGGCTACGACATGCACGGCCTCCCCATCGAGACGAAGGTGGAGGAGCGCCTCGACTTCGAGAACAAGAAGGACATCGAGGCGTTCGGGATGGAGAACTTCATCGAGGAGTGCAAGACCTTCGCCGAGGACCAGCTGGAGGGCCTGCAGGACGACTTCAGGTCCTTCGGCGTCTGGATGGACTGGGAGAACCCCTACAAGACCATCTCGCCGGAGTACATGGAGGCGGCGTGGTGGGGGTTCCAGCGCGCCCACGAGCGCGGGCTCGTCACGCAGGGCAAACGCTCCATCACCCAGTGTCCCCGGTGTGAGACCGCCATCGCCAAGAACGAGGTCGAGTACCACACCGCCGAGGCACCCTCCATCTACGTGAAGTTCCCCCTCCGAGAGCGCGAGGGGAGCCTCGTCATCTGGACCACCACCCCGTGGACCATCCCCGCCAACACGTTCGTCGCCGTCGACGAGGACGTGACCTACGCCGCCGTCCGCGTGGAGGACGACGCCACCGAGGGCGACGCCGAGGCGGGCGAACTGCTCTACCTCGCGCTGGACGTCGTGGACGACGTGATGGAGCGGGCCGGCGTCGAGCACTTCCAGGTCGTCGACGAGTTCAAGGGCTCGGACCTCGTCGGCTGGGCGTACGACCACCCGCTGGCCGAGGAGGTCCCGGACCACGCGCAGGCCGAGGGCTCCGGCGAGGTCTACCACGCAGACTACGTCGAGGTCGACCGGACCGGGATGGTCCACTCCGCGCCGGGCCACGGTGAGGAGGACTTCGCCCGCGGGCAGGAACTCGGACTCGAGGTGTTCTGTCCGGTCGGGTCGGACGGCGTCTACGGCGAGGAGGCCGGGACGTACGCGGGCCAGTTCGTCCGCGACGCCAACGACGACATCGTCGCGGACCTCACGGAGAAGGGCCTGATGCTCCGCTCGGAGGACGGCCACGTCATCGACGAGGGGCAGTGCTGGCGCTGTGACACGGACATCGTCCGCATCGTCACCGACCAGTGGTTCATCACCGTCTCGGACATCAAGGACGAACTGCTCGCCAACATCGAGGACAGCGAGTGGTACCCGCAGGAGGCACGGGACAACCGCTTCCGGAAGTTCGTCGAGAACTCGCCGGACTGGAACGTCTCGCGCCAGCGCTACTGGGGCATCCCGCTCCCCATCTGGACCCCGGAGGACTGGGCGGGCGACATGGACGAGGTGCTCGTGTTCGGCACCCGTGAGGAACTCGCCGACGCCGTCGACCAGGACGTCGACCCCGCCGAGCTGGACCTCCACCGCCCGACCGTCGACGACCTGACCGTCACGCGCGATGGGACCACCTACGAGCGCGTGCCGGACGTGTTCGACGTCTGGCTGGACTCCTCGGTCGCCTCGTGGGGGACGCTCGACTACCCGGAGGACGACTCGCGATTCGACGACCTCTGGCCCGCCGACCTCATCATGGAGGCCCACGACCAGACCCGCGGCTGGTTCTGGTCGCAGCTCGGGATGGGCACCGCCGCGCTCGGCGAGGTGCCGTACGAGCAGGTCCTGATGCACGGCTGGGCGCTGGCCGAGGACGGCCGCAAGATGTCGAAGTCGCTGGGCAACATCGTCGCCCCGCAGGAGGCCATCGACCGCCACGGCGCCGACCCGATGCGCCTGTTCCTCCTCAGCCAGAACCCACAGGGCGACGACATGCGCTTCTCGTGGGACGAGATGTCGAACATGCAGCGGGACCTGAACATCCTCTGGAACGTGTTCCGGTTCCCGCTGCCGTACATGCGCATCGACGGATTCTCTCCAGAGGAGACGACCGTCGAGGACGCCGCCCTCGAAGTCGTCGACGAGTGGGTGCTCTCCCGGCTCCAGACCGTCGAGACCGAGATGGCCGAGCACTGGGAGGCGTTCCGGCAGGACCGGGCGCTCGAGGTGCTCCTCGAGTTCGTCGTCGAGGACGTCTCGCGGTTCTACATCCAGGTCGTCCGCGAGCGGATGTGGGAGGAGGAGGACTCGCCCTCGAAGAACGCGGCGTACGCCACGTTCTACCGCGTGCTGACGGAGGTGACGGCGCTGCTCGCGCCGTACGCCCCGTTCGTCGCCGAGACGGTGTACGGCACCCTGACCGGGGAGGCCGGCCACGACACCGTCCACATGTGCGACTGGCCCGAACCCGACGCCGACCTCCGGAACGAGGAGCTGGAGGGCGACATCGAGGTGCTCCGTGGCGTCGAGGAGGCGGGGGCGAACGCCCGCCAGCAGGCCGAGCGCAAGCTCCGGTGGCCCGTCCAGCGGGTCGTCGTCGCCGCGGACGACGACGAGGCCGCCGCCGCCGTGGACCGCCAGCGGGCGCTCCTGCGTGACCGGCTGAACGCCCGCGAGATCGAACTGGTCGAGCCGGGCGAGGAGTGGGGCGAACTCGCCTACTCGGCCCGCGCCGACATGTCGGTGCTCGGCCCCGCCTTCGGCGGCGAGGCCGGCGAGGTGATGAACGCGCTCAACGAGGCGAGCGTCACCGAGCAGTCGCTGGCGGCGCTCGAGGCCGCCGTCGCGGACGCGCTCGGCCGCGAGGTCGAGTTGACCGAGGAGATGGTCTCGTTCGTCACCGAGACGCCGGCGGGCGTCGAGGGGACCACCTTCCGGGTCGACGGCGACGACCGGGGCGTCGTCTACGTCGACACCGCGCTGACCGAGGACATCGAGGCCGAGGGGTACGCCCGCGAGGTCATCCGCCGCGTGCAGGAGATGCGCAAGGACCTCGACCTCGACCTCGAAGCCGAGGTGCGCGTCGAACTCGACGTGGCCGACGACCGCGTGGCCGACCTCGTCGCTCGACACGAGGACCTCGTCGCGAGCGAGGTCAGGGCGCGCGAGTTCGGCCCAGTCGGCGACGGCGCGCTCACCGAGACGTGGGACGTCGAGGGCGTGGAGATGACCATCGGCGTCGAGCCGCTGGCGGCAGAGCCGGCGTCGGACTGA